One genomic segment of Pongo abelii isolate AG06213 chromosome 13, NHGRI_mPonAbe1-v2.0_pri, whole genome shotgun sequence includes these proteins:
- the TMEM215 gene encoding transmembrane protein 215, translating to MRPDDINPRTGLVVALVSVFLVFGFMFTVSGMKGETLGNIPLLAIGPAICLPGIAAIALARKTEGCTKWPENELLWVRKLPCFRKPKDKEVVELLRTPSDLESGKGSSDELAKKAGLRGKPPPQSQGEVSVASSINSPTLTEEGECQSLVQNGHQEETSRYLNGYCPSGSSLAYSALDVKCSARDRSECPEPEDSIFFVPQDSIIVCSYKQNSPYDRYCCYINQIQGRWDHETIV from the coding sequence ATGCGGCCTGATGACATTAACCCGAGGACTGGGCTGGTCGTGGCCCTGGTCAGTGTCTTCCTGGTCTTTGGTTTCATGTTCACCGTCTCTGGGATGAAAGGGGAGACTTTGGGAAACATCCCCCTCCTGGCCATCGGGCCAGCCATCTGCCTACCAGGCATCGCAGCCATTGCCTTGGCCAGGAAAACCGAGGGATGCACCAAGTGGCCAGAGAACGAGCTGCTGTGGGTCCGCAAATTGCCCTGCTTCCGGAAACCCAAAGACAAGGAGGTGGTAGAGCTGCTGAGGACCCCTTCAGACCTAGAATCCGGCAAGGGGAGCTCAGATGAGCTGGCTAAGAAGGCGGGCCTCAGGGGGAAGCCTCCCCCACAAAGCCAGGGTGAGGTGTCCGTGGCCAGCTCCATCAACAGCCCCACACTCACGGAGGAAGGAGAATGCCAGAGCCTCGTCCAGAATGGGCATCAGGAGGAGACGTCCAGATACCTGAACGGCTACTGCCCTTCGGGCAGTTCCCTCGCCTACAGTGCCTTGGACGTCAAGTGCTCAGCAAGGGACAGATCTGAGTGCCCTGAGCCTGAGGACAGCATCTTCTTTGTGCCCCAGGACAGTATCATCGTTTGCTCCTACAAGCAGAACAGCCCCTATGACAGATACTGTTGTTATATCAATCAGATACAAGGCAGGTGGGACCACGAGACCATCGTCTAA